The following proteins come from a genomic window of Streptomyces sp. GS7:
- a CDS encoding TetR/AcrR family transcriptional regulator, translating into MTGRRRWSTEEILDTAAELLRTSDAESFSVRKLAAALGTDSSSLYRHFRNKTELLRAVADRILLAAMDGYRPQGDWKQRVTALALHLREAFGEQPQLAAVWGRYGSGGTGSRLVMEELLQALGTSGLPDEEVPARYHRIVILLAALISSEAGISTITPKEYEQGMEQFRVAVLGADPEHFPALAHFARDIRPLGADRRAAFEEILAAQLAHIEAQIP; encoded by the coding sequence ATGACTGGCCGAAGGCGATGGTCGACCGAGGAGATCCTGGACACGGCGGCGGAACTGCTGCGCACGAGCGACGCCGAGTCGTTCAGCGTGCGCAAACTCGCCGCAGCGCTCGGGACCGACTCCTCCAGCCTCTACCGGCACTTCCGCAACAAGACCGAACTACTGCGCGCGGTCGCCGACCGGATCCTGCTGGCCGCCATGGACGGCTACCGCCCCCAGGGCGACTGGAAGCAGCGCGTCACCGCCCTGGCCCTGCACCTGCGCGAGGCATTCGGCGAGCAACCCCAACTCGCCGCCGTCTGGGGACGCTACGGGTCCGGCGGCACCGGATCCCGATTGGTCATGGAGGAACTGCTGCAGGCCCTGGGCACGTCCGGCCTGCCCGACGAGGAGGTCCCGGCGCGATACCACCGCATCGTGATCCTCCTCGCCGCGCTGATCTCCTCCGAGGCGGGTATCAGCACCATCACCCCCAAGGAGTACGAACAGGGCATGGAGCAGTTCCGCGTCGCGGTGCTCGGCGCCGACCCCGAACACTTCCCCGCCCTGGCCCACTTCGCCCGCGACATCCGCCCCCTCGGAGCCGACCGCCGCGCCGCATTCGAAGAAATCCTCGCCGCCCAACTCGCCCACATCGAGGCCCAGATCCCCTGA
- a CDS encoding recombination directionality factor: MPHLAGPSCPEAGHSTLKGIHPSADPVGRFRAGTVCAGRPVALDTWRVTTSDMDIARCIAARFGGKPKRCGQEGGDSIEVTTTAASVDVVVDRLDAIETRMRIYGSDRFAVATSTQKARRFPPVGEGARQGAVLPARTFLTRVRQGLRPSIVVEFQLTELPYAGRFRLVSAAWSLVEGLHVLVEELRAEGRPVRARLALERAVPSDKGSHFSYPVVRFPRHG; the protein is encoded by the coding sequence ATGCCTCATTTGGCTGGGCCCTCCTGCCCGGAAGCTGGGCATTCGACGCTCAAGGGGATTCACCCATCGGCAGATCCTGTGGGGCGATTCAGGGCTGGAACTGTGTGTGCCGGTCGTCCGGTTGCGCTGGACACATGGCGAGTGACGACAAGTGACATGGATATCGCCCGCTGTATCGCCGCACGCTTCGGCGGCAAGCCGAAACGGTGCGGTCAGGAGGGTGGCGACTCGATTGAGGTCACGACCACGGCTGCTTCTGTTGATGTGGTCGTAGATCGATTGGATGCGATTGAAACTCGCATGAGGATTTACGGCTCGGATAGGTTCGCCGTCGCTACATCCACACAGAAAGCACGACGGTTCCCGCCAGTAGGGGAGGGTGCGAGACAAGGGGCAGTATTGCCAGCTCGCACATTCTTGACCCGGGTGAGGCAAGGGTTGCGACCAAGCATCGTCGTGGAGTTTCAGTTGACCGAACTGCCTTACGCGGGGCGGTTTCGATTGGTGTCGGCAGCGTGGTCGCTTGTCGAGGGCTTGCATGTGCTGGTCGAGGAGCTTCGCGCAGAGGGACGCCCTGTTCGCGCGCGATTGGCCTTGGAGCGTGCAGTGCCTTCTGATAAGGGCAGCCACTTCAGCTACCCCGTGGTGCGGTTCCCGCGGCATGGTTAG
- a CDS encoding nuclear transport factor 2 family protein, whose protein sequence is MQEETARSAIDTFISAFNASDDSYVTALLSQALTSDVVFWGPLGRSEGIAAVERFVLDIRRHPAGTGTMVRCSAVDMPDEWARYQWVFTTPDGGPRLAGTDVVHLRRSLIDQVIVFAGEIEPSTS, encoded by the coding sequence ATGCAGGAAGAGACGGCACGCTCCGCGATCGACACGTTCATCTCCGCGTTTAACGCCTCGGACGACAGCTATGTGACTGCCCTGCTCTCCCAAGCCCTGACCTCAGACGTGGTCTTCTGGGGGCCGTTGGGTCGCAGCGAAGGAATCGCGGCGGTCGAGCGGTTCGTGCTGGACATCCGGCGCCACCCGGCGGGGACCGGCACGATGGTGCGCTGCTCAGCGGTGGACATGCCTGACGAGTGGGCCCGGTACCAGTGGGTCTTCACCACGCCGGATGGAGGCCCCCGCCTGGCGGGAACGGACGTCGTCCATCTGCGGCGGAGCCTCATCGACCAGGTCATCGTCTTTGCGGGGGAGATCGAGCCGTCCACCTCCTGA
- a CDS encoding VOC family protein → MVQVLSSRVLVRPSDPERSRAFYGEALGLAVYREFGTGPERGTVYFLGGGFLEVSGRATGAATPTLQLWLQVADAARAHEELVAHGVVVLRPPVREPWGLIEMWIADPDGHKVVIVEIPADHPLRYRP, encoded by the coding sequence ATGGTGCAGGTACTGAGCAGCAGGGTGCTGGTGCGGCCGAGCGATCCGGAGCGGTCGCGGGCGTTCTACGGCGAGGCGCTGGGGCTGGCGGTCTACCGGGAGTTCGGTACGGGACCGGAGCGCGGCACGGTGTACTTCCTCGGCGGCGGCTTCCTGGAGGTCTCCGGCCGGGCAACCGGTGCGGCCACGCCGACCCTCCAGCTGTGGCTCCAGGTCGCGGACGCGGCGCGGGCGCACGAGGAGCTGGTGGCGCACGGGGTGGTGGTGCTGCGGCCACCCGTCCGGGAGCCGTGGGGGCTGATCGAGATGTGGATCGCCGATCCGGACGGTCACAAAGTTGTAATCGTGGAAATCCCAGCGGACCATCCACTCCGATACCGACCCTGA
- a CDS encoding GNAT family N-acetyltransferase, translated as MPTSPLTFRTATDADIPGLVELIESAYRGDASRAGWTTEADLLQGQRTDPDGVAEVVRKEDGRLLVAEQDGQLVACCQLDHRGDHTYFGMFAVRPTLQGSGLGKVIIAEAERTALSTWGAPEMRMTVIRQRAELIAWYERRGYRRTGQLSPFPYGDERFGVPQRDDLEFELLVKPLG; from the coding sequence ATGCCCACCAGCCCGCTGACCTTCCGCACCGCCACCGACGCCGACATACCCGGGCTCGTCGAGCTGATCGAATCGGCGTACCGCGGGGACGCCAGCCGGGCCGGCTGGACGACCGAGGCGGACCTCCTCCAGGGGCAGCGCACGGACCCGGACGGTGTCGCCGAGGTGGTGCGCAAGGAGGACGGCCGGCTGCTGGTCGCCGAGCAGGACGGCCAACTGGTGGCCTGCTGCCAGCTCGACCACCGCGGGGACCACACCTACTTCGGCATGTTCGCGGTGCGCCCCACCCTCCAGGGCAGCGGCCTCGGCAAGGTGATCATCGCCGAGGCCGAGCGCACCGCGCTGTCCACCTGGGGCGCCCCGGAGATGCGGATGACCGTCATCCGGCAGCGCGCCGAGCTGATCGCCTGGTACGAGCGCCGCGGCTACCGCCGCACCGGGCAGCTCAGCCCGTTCCCGTACGGCGACGAGCGGTTCGGCGTCCCGCAGCGCGACGACCTGGAGTTCGAGCTCCTGGTCAAGCCCCTCGGCTGA
- a CDS encoding glycerophosphodiester phosphodiesterase, protein MTFLTIGHRGMMGVEPENTLRSFVRAEREGVDVIELDLHLSKDGALVVMHDADVDRTTDGTGPIAERTLAELRELDAGLGERIPVFEEVVNAVGAPLQAEIKDVAAAQALAEVVRTRDLAGRVEVISFHDEALAAIRTLLPSVRTALVGDRYGADVVDRAKAVGAGTLSLNIRRLTLELVERAHAAQLKVLGWTVNTHDQLRLARGLGLAGVVTDQPEIRRAVRFTA, encoded by the coding sequence TTGACCTTTCTGACCATCGGGCACCGCGGGATGATGGGTGTGGAGCCGGAGAACACCCTGCGCTCCTTCGTACGCGCCGAACGCGAGGGCGTCGATGTCATCGAGCTGGATCTGCACCTGAGCAAGGACGGCGCGCTCGTGGTGATGCATGACGCGGACGTGGACCGGACGACCGACGGCACCGGCCCGATCGCCGAGCGCACCCTCGCCGAGCTGCGGGAGCTGGACGCCGGGCTGGGCGAGCGGATTCCGGTCTTCGAGGAGGTCGTGAACGCGGTCGGCGCGCCGCTCCAGGCGGAGATCAAGGACGTGGCGGCGGCGCAGGCGCTGGCCGAGGTCGTGCGAACGCGCGATCTGGCCGGCCGGGTGGAGGTGATCTCCTTCCACGACGAGGCGCTGGCGGCGATCCGCACGCTGCTGCCGTCGGTGCGGACGGCACTGGTGGGCGACCGCTACGGCGCCGATGTGGTGGACCGCGCGAAGGCGGTCGGCGCGGGCACGCTGTCGCTGAACATCCGGCGGCTCACCCTCGAACTGGTCGAGCGGGCGCATGCCGCGCAGCTGAAGGTGCTGGGCTGGACGGTCAACACCCACGACCAGCTGCGGCTGGCGCGCGGCCTGGGGCTGGCGGGCGTGGTGACCGATCAGCCGGAGATCCGGCGGGCGGTGCGCTTCACCGCCTGA
- a CDS encoding DUF6421 family protein — MTEILSPVGVRGSSTASERVVAHPAWPVLKDAVETIRPWQSKDGSIDLAADGAPRAEAVRDEVDRVIAAIGDLAPLLPHDAAYHRALADDLRRWADDGFGVPDFLDSLLAFQPARQRADGLQHLVVFPMYTQNGNPNRNFEAVVLRMVWPEWLAELERTRYDNPLFCGITFEDFTAGYDTNSAVLFPETIAVREAPERFSWGGIFCDREAARFRRVTEAAVETLGVQLPPDIAALIRDQERCQQAFVLWDMVHDRTHSHGDLPFDPFMIKQRQPFWMYGLEELRCDLTAFREAVKLEGEGYPQARDVQFAVIFDRMFRFPVTGDRIRNYDGLGGQLLFAYLHKHDVVRWTDNTLHIDWERAPKVTNQLCGEIEELYRDGIDRPKLVHWFAAYDLVSTYLAPHPGSVWAKGPDALDLDQPPRKLVDDVLPDEFPLSMFYEALAKKLRAVIASTKGITAHSDTLAAA, encoded by the coding sequence ATGACGGAAATTCTTTCGCCTGTGGGTGTCCGGGGCAGCTCCACAGCCTCCGAACGTGTGGTCGCGCACCCGGCATGGCCCGTGCTCAAGGACGCCGTGGAAACGATTCGCCCCTGGCAGTCGAAGGACGGCTCGATCGACCTCGCGGCGGACGGCGCACCGCGCGCCGAGGCCGTCCGCGACGAGGTCGACCGGGTCATCGCCGCCATCGGCGATCTCGCCCCGCTGCTGCCGCACGACGCCGCCTACCACCGGGCACTCGCCGACGATCTGCGCCGCTGGGCCGACGACGGCTTCGGCGTGCCGGACTTCCTCGACTCGCTGCTCGCCTTCCAGCCCGCCCGGCAGCGCGCCGACGGCCTCCAGCACCTGGTCGTCTTCCCCATGTACACCCAGAACGGCAACCCGAACCGGAACTTCGAGGCCGTCGTCCTGCGGATGGTCTGGCCGGAGTGGCTCGCCGAACTGGAGCGCACCCGCTACGACAACCCCCTCTTCTGCGGCATCACCTTCGAGGACTTCACGGCCGGCTACGACACCAACTCCGCCGTCCTGTTCCCCGAGACCATCGCGGTCCGCGAGGCCCCCGAGCGGTTCAGCTGGGGCGGCATCTTCTGCGACCGCGAGGCCGCCCGCTTCCGCCGCGTCACCGAGGCCGCCGTCGAGACCCTCGGCGTCCAACTCCCGCCGGACATCGCGGCGTTGATCCGCGACCAGGAGCGCTGCCAGCAGGCGTTCGTCCTGTGGGACATGGTCCACGACCGCACCCACAGCCACGGCGACCTGCCGTTCGACCCGTTCATGATCAAGCAGCGCCAGCCGTTCTGGATGTACGGCCTGGAGGAACTGCGCTGCGATCTCACCGCCTTCAGGGAAGCCGTCAAGCTGGAGGGCGAGGGCTACCCGCAGGCGCGCGACGTGCAGTTCGCGGTGATCTTCGACCGGATGTTCCGGTTCCCCGTCACCGGCGACCGGATCCGCAATTATGACGGCCTCGGCGGCCAGCTGCTCTTCGCCTACCTCCACAAGCACGACGTCGTACGCTGGACGGACAACACACTGCACATCGACTGGGAGCGGGCGCCCAAGGTCACCAACCAGCTGTGCGGCGAGATCGAAGAGCTCTACCGCGACGGCATCGACCGGCCCAAGCTGGTCCATTGGTTCGCCGCCTACGACCTCGTCTCGACCTACCTCGCTCCGCACCCGGGCTCGGTCTGGGCCAAGGGGCCGGACGCCCTCGACCTGGACCAGCCGCCGCGCAAGCTCGTGGACGACGTGCTTCCCGACGAGTTCCCGCTGAGCATGTTCTACGAAGCGCTCGCCAAGAAGCTGCGTGCTGTGATCGCATCGACCAAGGGCATCACGGCCCACAGTGACACGCTGGCGGCGGCGTGA